In Juglans microcarpa x Juglans regia isolate MS1-56 chromosome 1S, Jm3101_v1.0, whole genome shotgun sequence, the genomic stretch tgaaGGCTCTAAATTTACCTAGTGTAATGGCAGAGAAGGTAGAGAATTCACAAAGGAGAGGCTGGATAGAATGGTTGGGAATAAAGCTTGGAGTTCTCTGCATGGACACACTAACATCCATGTTCTCCCAGTTCAATGCTTTGACCACTATCATTTGCTTATCTCTTGTGCCAATTCCATTAGAGCGTGCAGCTCTAAGAAGAGAATGTTCAGATATAAGGCTAGCTGGTCGAGACAGAAAAAGTGTTCTCACATCATTAAGCAAGCTTCGACCTCTACTCCCAACTATTTTAGCAGTTCTaatttcattagaaaatgaTTGGTTCGATGCCAAAAGCACTTGGTCAGATGGAGTAAATCCCTCCATGGTGATATAAGAAAGCTAATTGCTTAAAAGAGGGAGAAGATTAAGGAGTTGCAAAGGTTGAATCAAGAGGGACTCTCTGAGTTTGTTAAAGAGTTGCAGAAAGAAGTGGAAAGTCTTCTTGAAGTAAAGGGTCTAAAATGGCGccaaagaacaaaacaaaggaGCTAAAAGATGGAGATAGAAATACCAAATTCTTTAACTCGTGTGAAAACCAAAGAAAGAAATCCAATACCATACATATTATCTCTAATGAAGAAGGTGTTAATGCAAGTCAACAAGAGAAGTTAGTAAACTATTTTAGGCTTTCTACCTGAACCCCAAGGCATCTTAGACAACATAGCTCATCTTAGAAAAACAGTGACTGATGAGATGAATTCACAACTACTCAAAGAATTCACTACTCAAAAGATCAAAAAAGCTATCTTTGAGATGAACCCCCTTAGCTCCCCAGGACTTGATGGCTTCCCTAAAGCCTTTTGCCAAGATCATTGGGACACTGTTGGCAATGATATAGTGGTAGCAATTAAGGATTTTCTAAACTCTAGGAGTGGACTTGTAGTGTTAAATGAAACTTACATTGCCCTTATTCCAAAGAAACAGAATCCAAAGTTGGTCTCTGATTATAGCCCTATTAGCCTCTTAATGTGTCTTATAAAGTAATTGCAAAAGTCCTTACCAACAGACTGAAGCTAATTCTCCCTGTGATCATTTCCCCAACACAGAGTGCCTTCATCCCAGGCAGACTCATCTCTGATAATATTATTGTGGCATATGAGGCTTTACACACTATAAAGACCAGAATGCAAGGTAGGAAAGAAGGCTTTATGGCTCTGAAATTGGACATGAGTAAGGCATATGATCTAGTGGAGTGGAGTGGTGTTTTTTGGAAGCTATCATGCAGTAGATGGGTTTTGACAAAAGGTGGATCTCACTTATGATGTAGTGTGTATCTACAGTTAGCTAAGCCATCCTCATAAATGGGACCCCTCAGAGAAGGCTCTAGCCCTCTAGATTAATCTGACAAGGGGATCCCCTCTCCCCTTACCTCTTTATTCTTTGTGCAAAAGTTCTTAATTCTATTATGAACAATGCTAAATCTTTTGGCCATACATCAGGAATTCCAATGGCTTGAGGCTCCTTAAGCAttaaccatttatttttttgcagatgatagcctCCTTTTCTGCAAAGCTAACTCTCTAGAATGGAGTAGGCTCTACAAGCTCCTTGATATTTATGAACAGGCATCAGGTTAGAGACTGAATAGGAATAAAACCTCTATTTTCTTTAGCAACTAGGGAAAGCTAAGAATGCAGGTGGGCTGGGCTTTAGGAATTTTGAAAACTTGCTAAGCAGAGATAGAGATTAATTTAGCACCCACAATCCTTGGCAGCAAGGGTTCTGAAGGCCAAATATTTCCCTCACTCTGATTACCTCAATGCTAAAGTTGGTTATAATGGATCATTTCTGTGGAAAAATATCTTGGTAGCAAAGTAACTACTAAAGGAAGGCTTGCTCTGGCAAATAGGCAATGGTGAAATAGTCAAGATCTGGAAACACAAATGGTTCCCAAGCCATCCTCATTCAGAATCCAAACTCCAGTGAGGATATTGGAAGAAGATGCTCTTATTAGAGATCTGATTGACAATGATTCATAGCATTAATGGACCATCCATTTATTAAAGGAACTTTTCTCAGAGTCTTACTGTGAGCTCATTAATAGACTGCCTCTTAGTCTAATCAAGAATTCAGATAAGCTAGCATGGAGATGCACTGTTGATGGTAAATTTTCAGTTAGAAGCGTCTATCACCTTCAAGTGGAACTTATGGAAAGCATTAAGGGTCAACCCTCAAGAAGTACTGCCCCAGATGACTTCTGGTCAAAAGTATGGAAGCTTAAGGTCCCCAATGTTGTTAAAGTATTCCTTTGGAGAGTTATTCATAAGGCTCTTCCCACCAAACTgaacttatttaaatgaaaagtagTGGAGTTTCCTAACTGCCCTATTTGTTGTGTGGAGTTAGAATCTGTTGTTCATATCTTATGGAATTGTAGGTCAACTCAAGATGTATGGGGCTCATGCTCGAGAAGACTACAAAAATGCTCTATTGAGGAAATATCCTTCTTGAAACTCTTGAGGAAACTTTCTTCATCCTTGCAAATTGAGGATTTAGAAGAAATTGCAATTATAGCCCACCATCTGTGGAAGAGAAGGAATAACTATGTCTTTGAAGAGGTTTTTACACCTCCCCTCACTCTGGCCTCACAAGCTCACCAAGCGCTTGCAGAATTCAAATCCTCTCATTAGCTGGGTAAAGGTCTGCCTAGGAATGATCTTAGCATTGCTCACCAGTGGATAGCCCCTCCACAGGATACATACAAGATTAATTGGGATGTTGTCATCGACAAAGTCCATTGCAAGGTTGGAATAGGAGTTATAGTCAGAAACTGAGAAGAAACAGTAATTACTACACTAAGATCAGCTCGTGAGTTTTTTCTAAATCCTCAGTTGGGTGAAACACTTGCAATCCTTAAAGCCACAATGTTGTGTATTGAACTGGGGTTGGAAAAAGTGCAATTTAAAGGGTATGCCTTATCAATGGTCAACTCAGTTAAAAGCAATCAGGAAAAGTGGACTTCAGCTGGGTTATTGATGAGAGATGTAAAACATCTACTAGGAAAGGTGTCTCACTGGTCAATTATGCATGTTCCTAGGAATTCAAACAATGTAGCTCATGTATTAGCTAAAAATGCTCTACTCCTCACTGAGGAGATCATTCAACTGGAGGTTGTTCCTCCACGTATTCGTTCTTTGTTACTTTGAAAGTAATGAGATcaatcttttattaaaaaaaaaaaaaaaaaaaggcaaacatTCATATGTAAAAGAAAGCTGGAAAATTAGATCTCttgtaaataaaatgttatCACATAAAAAGTTTAAAGGGTATATTTTTCACTTGGCGCGACTTGCAAGTAGAAAGTAGTCAAAGATAAAAGGCAAAGAGTAAAATTAGATGATTATGCATGCGCTTTGGGCTGAGGTACTGATCATGTCTGAGTCTGAAATTAGGATACGTATCTTCTTGTTGGGCTAGTGATGGGCCTAAACTCAGaccttaaaatataatttacaaatCTGTGAGCcttaaaatctttgtttatagaacaattattatttaataataataatcaagaaCTTGACTCCTCGATCGATCGGTGTTTGGGGCCGGAGTACTTCCTGAATCGTAGGTCCTCAAACTTCTGCTGTACTTGCGCATACTATAAAGTGGGCTTTGGAATACTACTACATGCAATGAATACATCCTATATTAACATCCTGTGTTCTAATTAATTGCATGTTCTGCTAGGATGCCATGTTAGACCTGAAAACTATCAGGctttacaaaaattaattagaaaatgattagaaaaaaaagtcaAAGGTGTTCGATCGATCGGACAGTACTACTGATCATCATCAAAAGAGCAAACATATATGGCATGCTCTTGAAGCATGATTATTTGTTTGCTCTtgaagctagctagcaagcATGCAGCATCATGCAGGCCAGCCTAGCTGGAGTAGTAATTCGTACgtattttaattcaattatcccatattaatttgaattatattatctTGAAGTTGGAGTACAGCTTGCATGGGACTGATCACCGGGGGCCCTTCAATATATATCCATAAATTAATGAAGGGGCCAAGTACTGAAAGCTAGCGATCGATGGTTGGAATATGTTGACCATTAACATAGACTTTTTCCATCCACCTAAATTGTTGACTTTTTCTATCGGgtccatctaattaattaaggagGTGGCCTGGTCAATTTCAACGGTACCACACTAATTATCATAAAGAAATTAGAAAGTTGCTTCACACTAATTAGCAACAATACATGAATATTCATGAATTGATCTTCATGTATACCAGTAAACATGAGcatatatactatacatataattaattagttctaATTATCAGGATTAAAATAATCATCATCGacattaattaatgatatatactacttaattaataaatggttgggtgcctagctagctagcttgcatCTATATTAATTCCTCTTAAGCATTGAAAACTCATCCTAGCTAATTCTTTTCATAATCGACAAAAGTTTGTGTacaagatcatatatatatatatatataagaagataaaatatattaagattcCATGCGATTCGGTCATGATCAACATCGACAGGTcgaatatttaaatatttaaataatttgcgCGCATAGCTtctatttttcatcttcttcgaTCCAATTCATGATGTTCTGTTTGGTTGtttctgatcatcatcatctaattaactatatatcttaattataaGCGAGCATACATCGATACATTTACCATAGTGGATTTTGAAGGGGTCTAATTGTCGCATGATGATCTCCTGGCCTCTTTCGTTCAATATATATTCCAaccatattataatatataatattctttactttaatttgaccaattcatatatatattaattaatattaatcttGCTTACTCGATCCAATACTTGAGTCGCCTCTAATGGCCATTTGGACCGTACTCAAAACAAACCCTATctctttgatctctctctctccatcgcTTTCATACATCCATATAATATACCCTAGCTCATGATCAGTGCAAATACCCAACgtcgtacatatatatatatatacacgtatatatTTAAGCCCCTATAAACCCACCATCTTATCTATCCAACCTCTGCCCTAACTTCTAATTCCCTAGCTCCATCGTTAAGTAGCAAGTACTACAACTTTTCCattcttcctcttcatttttcttGCTTTCTCACAAGgccaaaaattatcaactgtTTAAGTTGGAACCTGGCCTAGCCTGCAACATGGGCAACAACGCGGCTAACAAGGATACAAGACTCAGCCGGTACTTGAAGGCACCCATTAGAATCCTGATCAAGATCAGGGAATTCTACGTCCAAGGCATGACTGAATTATCGGGTCGCTTTGAATACGGCACGGCCATGGGATGCCCCACTCCCCAAATAGCCACTCTCCCTAAGAGCTTCAGCACCAACTCCTCCAGATCCAGCAACAACAATGAAGATTTCAGGGAGCTTATGAGGGCTGCATCTACTAGGGGCCTTGGCAATAAAGTTCAGGCGGATCTTCTTCGAAGACAGCAGGCCGTTGGCAACTCTCCAGCAACTCATGCTAGCTCTGCACCTGGTAATGTATTTCGGAGCCGCAGTGTTGCTTTTGGGAGGATCGATGAAGACGAGCCCTGCGATTTTGAAGAAGATATCAAGGTCAATGCAGATGTGTATCCAAGAAGCAGAAGCCACGCTGTCGCTAGGAGAAGTAGAGTGTTTTAAGATTATAGTATAgcgaaagaaaaaaagggaattaAAAttcctaattatatatatgtctccTTTGATGATCTTATAGTTTGTTGTTCCTAatcattgttttttgtttttactcgAAAAATGCATTTAGAGTGCCTTCTTGTTTGGGTCTTTGGGATTTGTTTATAATGTGACATTGTCAACGTTATTATTGTTTccaaattaaatacaatacttGAAAATGATTCTGGGGATCAATAGAATGCAGAATTTCGGTATTTGTTGTTTTACATTAAAGAATCATGTACAGACGTGCACGTTAGAGATTTTTCTAGGCTTGCTCA encodes the following:
- the LOC121244987 gene encoding uncharacterized protein LOC121244987, with the translated sequence MGNNAANKDTRLSRYLKAPIRILIKIREFYVQGMTELSGRFEYGTAMGCPTPQIATLPKSFSTNSSRSSNNNEDFRELMRAASTRGLGNKVQADLLRRQQAVGNSPATHASSAPGNVFRSRSVAFGRIDEDEPCDFEEDIKVNADVYPRSRSHAVARRSRVF